Proteins found in one Bacteroidota bacterium genomic segment:
- a CDS encoding toxin-antitoxin system YwqK family antitoxin, whose translation MLKKTLIVLVLIILYSCNKRKEITEYYSNGKVKEECEYIDGQKNWIVRNYYDNGQVQTEVFKKDSLAHGKELSYHPNGKLRSEGENKDGQRIGLFKFYYDNGILEAEEFYVNGLLDGTSKEYYQNGKIKTIYSFTGGKKDGLFKYFYETGKIKKIEGYKNGEGFSDKQYNEDGKVYYYATVDSGLLVYKGNWIPLDTALINKNKK comes from the coding sequence ATGTTAAAAAAAACATTAATTGTATTAGTATTGATTATACTTTATTCATGCAATAAGAGAAAGGAAATAACTGAATATTATTCAAATGGTAAGGTTAAGGAAGAATGTGAATATATTGATGGGCAAAAGAATTGGATAGTAAGAAATTATTATGATAATGGTCAAGTACAAACTGAAGTCTTTAAAAAAGATTCATTAGCTCATGGCAAAGAATTATCATACCATCCGAATGGAAAATTAAGGTCTGAGGGTGAAAATAAGGATGGGCAAAGAATTGGATTGTTCAAGTTTTATTATGATAATGGAATTTTGGAGGCTGAAGAGTTTTATGTGAATGGCTTGTTAGATGGAACTTCAAAAGAGTACTATCAAAATGGAAAGATAAAAACAATTTATTCTTTTACTGGTGGAAAAAAAGATGGATTGTTTAAATACTTTTATGAAACTGGAAAAATTAAGAAAATAGAGGGATACAAAAATGGAGAAGGCTTTTCAGATAAACAATATAATGAAGATGGAAAAGTTTACTACTATGCAACCGTTGACAGTGGTTTACTGGTTTATAAAGGGAATTGGATTCCGTTAGACACTGCATTAATTAATAAAAACAAAAAGTGA
- a CDS encoding DUF4868 domain-containing protein, with protein MNKAQLQEKLQYFIQDGETVSVEMYLQYEDDNKSILTYLPATEENKLSPALGRIVRSQIKNKFFNESEDYQYEIVSANTAEANNVRQVFHISKADIPRASVIFDAVVNNKAGEFPNNLELERVWSYIFKVDCLNATIYLFKKNYQISVLKKESSYALLFSNNKLSLLDKDLLRLSKHFDVMLIEEELIILNRSEFEKAFDYVGAMKAAAEVNIDVIKNSKLVDGMDIISMLSNKKNTLRKLLNINPLSKILTKTPKQIVNLAKKYKVEFKMTDDEAKLSITTKKSAVAFVEMLNDDYLKSEFSGSLYKIKGKSEIGATNKTIAKNAI; from the coding sequence ATGAACAAAGCTCAATTACAGGAAAAACTTCAATATTTCATACAAGACGGGGAAACTGTAAGTGTGGAAATGTATCTTCAATACGAAGATGACAATAAAAGCATTCTCACTTACCTACCCGCAACAGAAGAAAATAAACTTAGTCCTGCCTTAGGTAGAATTGTCCGTTCTCAAATAAAGAATAAATTTTTTAATGAGTCGGAAGATTATCAATATGAAATCGTAAGTGCAAATACAGCCGAAGCAAATAATGTCAGACAAGTTTTCCATATTAGTAAAGCTGACATCCCCAGAGCATCTGTAATCTTTGATGCAGTTGTAAACAATAAGGCAGGAGAGTTTCCTAATAATTTGGAATTAGAGAGAGTGTGGTCTTATATCTTTAAGGTAGATTGTTTAAATGCAACAATATATCTTTTCAAAAAAAACTATCAGATAAGTGTTTTGAAAAAGGAAAGTAGTTATGCTCTTCTTTTTTCCAATAATAAACTAAGTTTACTTGATAAAGATTTACTGCGTTTAAGCAAGCATTTTGATGTTATGCTTATTGAAGAAGAACTTATCATTCTCAACCGTTCAGAATTTGAAAAAGCCTTTGATTATGTAGGTGCAATGAAAGCGGCCGCAGAAGTTAATATTGATGTAATTAAGAATTCAAAATTAGTTGATGGGATGGATATAATTTCAATGCTATCAAATAAAAAGAACACTTTGAGAAAACTTTTGAATATTAATCCTTTAAGTAAGATACTAACAAAAACACCTAAGCAGATTGTAAACCTTGCAAAGAAATATAAAGTAGAATTTAAAATGACCGATGATGAGGCTAAACTTTCAATTACAACTAAGAAGTCCGCAGTTGCCTTTGTAGAAATGTTAAATGATGACTACTTGAAATCAGAATTTTCTGGAAGTTTATATAAAATAAAAGGGAAATCGGAAATTGGGGCGACAAATAAAACAATAGCAAAGAATGCGATATGA
- a CDS encoding DUF2185 domain-containing protein, with amino-acid sequence MENIDLDGVAISTRNIVYKAAAILKVSHDDDGVWQFLDGSSEPDENDAVVISLGTILNIDPTLKEILNLPLGSNAFRRDEGSTWIVRNHN; translated from the coding sequence ATGGAAAATATAGATTTAGATGGAGTAGCTATATCAACACGAAATATTGTTTACAAGGCAGCCGCTATCTTGAAGGTATCGCATGACGATGATGGTGTTTGGCAGTTTTTAGATGGTTCATCTGAACCTGATGAAAATGATGCAGTTGTTATTAGTTTGGGAACAATACTTAATATTGACCCAACACTGAAAGAAATTTTAAATCTACCTTTGGGTTCAAACGCATTTAGAAGAGATGAAGGTTCGACATGGATTGTAAGAAATCATAATTGA